ATATCAAAAAAAATGATTTTTTCCTTTTCATATATCCAAATCATCAAAAGGAGATTTTACATTTTTAATGCTTTTTATACTCTTTTGTGTAAACCTATTTTGGGACAACAAAACAGGAATTATTTTTATTATTATTGTCCGGTACTGTATTGGTATTTATTTCTACTGATTTTACTTCCTTTTTTGTCTTAAAATCAATAACATAGTTTGTTTTTCCGTCTTTCCAAATTTTAGCATTTTCTTCAATAAAATCTTCTGTTCCGTCGTTATATTGTACTATTAAATTTACGGGAGTAGGAAAATTTCCGAGCTTTTCTATTTTTATTAAAATTTTATCATCCTTTTGTTCCACACTTTTCACAGCTATATCAGGATAACCGAAATCAAAAAACCATGGCTGCCAGAACCAAAATAAATCTTCACCTGAAACATTGTTGAAAGTATAAAAAAAGTCGTATCCCGTAGGATGTTTTCCGTTCCAGCGGTTTATAAATTCTTTCAGGCATTTCTGAAACATTTCTTTGCCTAAAATATTTCGTAACACATAAAAAGCCGTCGCCGAACGACTATAAGCATGTAATCTGTATGTTGTACCGGTTGTTTGATCAGATGGAACCATTAAGGGCAAATCTTTACTGCTTCCTGCATAAAAAGAATATGTTTTTATCATTTGGTCATATGAATTATAGCCTTCTTCATCAGACAGGTTATTTTCTATTTCCTTTGGTAAAAATGTAACCAGTCCTTCATCCATCCATGCGTATTTTTGCTCACTTGTACCTACGTAAAAAGGGAAATAAGAGTGTGTTATTTCATGAGATGTAACAAAAATGGTTCCGTTGCGGGTATTTGCATCACCATCGTTTATCATCATAGGAAATTCCATACCGTAATGTCCGTTAAAAGCCGTCATTTGCGGATATGGATAATCTATACCTATCACTTTTTCTGATAGTAATTTCAAGGTATTCTTACTAATTTCAGCTACTTCATGAAAATCTATTGATTCCTTGAAATATACTGCATTTACTATAACTCTTTTATTGCCTA
This genomic interval from Bacteroidales bacterium contains the following:
- a CDS encoding M1 family metallopeptidase, whose translation is MKKLLISILMFLAISIFQENFAQNNSLYMPKNIKNAYDKDTRSFDGKPGNNYFQNTVDYTIDVDFVPQSRLLKGEEKIVYKNNSPDSLKTIVIRLYADFFRKGNKRNYNIGPDDIFDGVEITRLNYNGDSIDIQSDAVARRGTNLYVNLPEAIVPKSNVEFEIFWNFVYPGNTNIRTGRYNETSYFIGYWYPKISVYDDIDGWNRHVHNGEQEFYNEYGDFDVKVTVPKDNFVWSSGILQNASDVYSKTFLKKYEKSKNTDEIIHVVTADDIEKGGLLVDNEKNTWHFKATYLTDFAFALSDNYLWDATSVQIGNKRVIVNAVYFKESIDFHEVAEISKNTLKLLSEKVIGIDYPYPQMTAFNGHYGMEFPMMINDGDANTRNGTIFVTSHEITHSYFPFYVGTSEQKYAWMDEGLVTFLPKEIENNLSDEEGYNSYDQMIKTYSFYAGSSKDLPLMVPSDQTTGTTYRLHAYSRSATAFYVLRNILGKEMFQKCLKEFINRWNGKHPTGYDFFYTFNNVSGEDLFWFWQPWFFDFGYPDIAVKSVEQKDDKILIKIEKLGNFPTPVNLIVQYNDGTEDFIEENAKIWKDGKTNYVIDFKTKKEVKSVEINTNTVPDNNNKNNSCFVVPK